One segment of Gemmatimonadota bacterium DNA contains the following:
- a CDS encoding phosphatidate cytidylyltransferase — MSGDLARRVAVAAVGIPFGVWVIYLGGWPLGAVIGAIAAGSAHEFYGLARARGAVPLVGLGVAAAGGIAAAPFLVPVDVVALPLWTLAVLLVPLVAAFAVFIRGVEGRPLEVLSVTVTGVLYTGGALSFAGLLRTTPGTSELGGALLLVFPLLVTWIGDTFAYFGGRAWGRRKLAPRVSPKKTVEGALAGLVGSALAGGLFTALALEPAGIGLSIAPGAVLAALLGAVGQVGDLAESVLKREAGVKDSGALLPGHGGLLDRFDAIFFTVPVFWVLFRAWSSL, encoded by the coding sequence ATGAGCGGGGATCTGGCGCGGCGGGTCGCCGTCGCGGCGGTGGGCATCCCCTTCGGCGTGTGGGTCATCTACCTCGGGGGGTGGCCCCTGGGCGCCGTGATCGGCGCCATCGCGGCGGGCTCGGCGCACGAATTCTATGGGCTGGCCCGGGCGCGCGGGGCGGTGCCGCTCGTAGGACTGGGCGTCGCGGCCGCGGGCGGCATCGCCGCCGCTCCGTTCCTGGTGCCCGTGGACGTCGTGGCGCTTCCCCTGTGGACCCTCGCGGTGCTGCTGGTCCCGCTGGTGGCCGCCTTCGCGGTGTTCATCCGCGGGGTGGAGGGCCGGCCCCTGGAGGTGTTGTCCGTCACCGTGACCGGCGTGCTGTACACCGGGGGTGCGCTGTCCTTCGCGGGGCTGCTGCGTACGACGCCCGGGACCAGCGAGCTGGGTGGCGCGCTCCTGCTCGTCTTCCCGTTGCTCGTCACCTGGATCGGGGACACGTTCGCGTACTTCGGGGGGCGGGCGTGGGGCCGGCGCAAGCTGGCCCCGCGGGTGAGCCCCAAGAAGACGGTCGAAGGCGCGCTGGCCGGGCTGGTCGGCTCCGCGTTGGCCGGGGGGCTGTTCACCGCGCTCGCGCTGGAGCCGGCCGGCATCGGTCTGTCCATCGCGCCCGGCGCCGTGCTGGCCGCCCTCCTGGGCGCGGTGGGGCAGGTGGGCGACCTGGCCGAGTCGGTCCTGAAGCGCGAGGCGGGGGTCAAGGACTCCGGCGCGTTGCTGCCGGGGCACGGCGGGCTGCTCGACCGCTTCGACGCGATCTTCTTCACGGTGCCCGTCTTCTGGGTCCTCTTCCGCGCATGGAGCTCGCTGTGA
- the dxr gene encoding 1-deoxy-D-xylulose-5-phosphate reductoisomerase: MIRIALLGSTGSIGESTLAVVERHPDRFRVTALGARRSCERLRAQAERHGPTATVLVEPDDAADPAWGRGTEALCALGTRPDVDVVVNAVVGFAGLAPTLAALEAGKRVALANKESLVAGGPLVARALERGGGTIVPIDSEHSAILQCLSGYEPDDVARLVLTASGGPFRGWSRDALRAVGPRDALRHPTWNMGSKITVDSATLANKALEVIEAHVLYGIDFDRIDVVVHPQSIVHSFVEFHDGSVLAQLGYPTMELPILIALSHPERVPDAELRTFDPVRMSPLTFEPVDDDAFPLFGVGVRAGRAGGTAPAVFNAANEVAVASFLDGRLPFLEMAGVVEDTLAAIAGPEAPDLAALEDVDARARAHARAAVAVHARAEARP; the protein is encoded by the coding sequence GTGATCCGGATCGCGTTGCTGGGGTCGACCGGGTCCATCGGCGAGAGCACGCTGGCCGTGGTCGAACGCCATCCCGACCGGTTCCGCGTCACGGCCCTGGGCGCCCGTCGCTCGTGCGAACGGCTGCGGGCCCAGGCCGAGCGGCACGGGCCGACCGCCACCGTGCTGGTGGAGCCGGACGACGCGGCCGACCCGGCCTGGGGACGCGGCACCGAGGCGCTCTGCGCGCTCGGCACCCGACCCGACGTCGATGTCGTGGTCAACGCGGTGGTGGGCTTCGCGGGGCTGGCGCCCACGCTCGCCGCCCTCGAGGCGGGCAAGCGGGTGGCGCTCGCCAACAAGGAGTCCCTGGTGGCGGGGGGACCGCTCGTGGCCCGGGCCCTGGAGCGGGGAGGCGGCACGATCGTCCCCATCGACTCGGAGCACTCGGCGATCCTTCAGTGCCTCTCCGGGTACGAGCCCGACGACGTGGCGCGCCTGGTGCTGACCGCGTCCGGAGGCCCCTTCCGCGGGTGGAGCCGGGACGCGCTCCGCGCCGTCGGTCCGCGCGACGCGCTCCGGCATCCGACGTGGAACATGGGAAGCAAGATCACGGTCGACTCGGCGACGCTGGCCAACAAAGCGCTGGAGGTCATCGAGGCTCACGTGTTGTACGGCATCGACTTCGATCGCATCGACGTGGTGGTCCACCCGCAGTCGATCGTCCATAGCTTCGTGGAGTTCCACGACGGGTCGGTGCTGGCACAGCTCGGATATCCCACCATGGAGCTGCCCATCTTGATCGCGCTGAGCCACCCGGAGCGGGTGCCCGACGCCGAGCTCCGCACCTTCGATCCGGTGCGGATGTCCCCGCTGACCTTCGAACCGGTCGATGACGACGCCTTCCCGCTGTTCGGGGTCGGCGTGCGCGCCGGACGGGCCGGAGGCACCGCCCCCGCGGTCTTCAACGCCGCCAACGAGGTGGCGGTGGCCTCGTTCCTGGACGGCCGCCTTCCGTTCCTCGAGATGGCCGGTGTGGTCGAGGACACGCTGGCGGCCATCGCCGGACCGGAGGCGCCCGATCTCGCCGCGCTCGAGGACGTCGACGCGCGGGCGCGCGCGCACGCCCGCGCCG